In Doryrhamphus excisus isolate RoL2022-K1 chromosome 21, RoL_Dexc_1.0, whole genome shotgun sequence, a single genomic region encodes these proteins:
- the LOC131108521 gene encoding oxygen-regulated protein 1-like isoform X1: MNDTAHRRIPPDQSSGSLHTFGTPRHPNVINPILSKRVCFYKSGDPQFSGLRMVVNNRTFKTFDALLDSLSKKVPLPFGVRNITTPRGVHAINTLDELEDGKSYICSDSRKVKPVNLALARKKLPPWYHARPISAHRHRRTAPLARAFPGWTMRRQEPVLVHTPKRLLVFRNGDPSVKHLVVLRKRSTATFEWILEYISEMLQFHVVKLHTPDGRRVEGLPGLILCSGMVVAAGKEPFRPANYYSQKSPASTRPSARRLKALSRKKKSLSYKSRNFSTSSERYIVNKIHNSLMESSCEIPSNPTNSIEYESGHVLESVAETDADVEAPAEDDIEKSFRVNQDGSMTVEMKVRLTIKEEETLHWTTTLTRSGVANQLNMTCLPELESQQDIMDLHNAGSSSDTISKDKTDDDQDEDAPLLGNGVFSQSSYEDDDIKIQPSYGSPRTVQTPGHKQRRKKQDSVESVGSETAESHEGVIGSYTFVEDDGAMMEHYCMVKQSSTRPIPKPRRLSSMDANGLNNVNMSSYKSSEILQIESSGEEVTETVLHIYEQQTCQDNFHANVCTNGMSFSRPATSETGHHSTNNFEPEFWRPSTASGSVNIWKAGNQTVTTLKHRIKVRQQVPKSHKGKEIQHQLKSNKTRRSPQVKNKGFRRLLSAGKRQNSSGSAVKHKKAKPFSSAGFLRRIYGNKLQSQKNKSKLKRRLTQSEEGTLKAPDNRTKQANYIPESKGVLIQQTSVPGGKREDKRHEVSEQMSLPAFDSSSSVANAYVESWLKKAHTSQDREVAYMKANSGPLLPEDVQVTSVRYRIQSLENKLAASNVNIQNHAAETKSEPKMNRPEMPAYGHTMVNGGIQEPSETFSMEFPLPPPPEEEHLAESKAEYHLLNVDEAVACNPPYVQPPGRTSDNHLPSVDPTPAQDLPHSQHVMKMTKLLQHDVPNTLERAPSIKRAPLVSNVSLERHMSVRKACLDKLCTSDISSLEASETFSKQSVIAKSSSTVSPNSLTSEERLSSVSIPSGEVQTSPNNLPREQSTTEPPKIMDSPPPDRKLQSFHQHSMDRKISPKMGVPKQVSPNTSPSPQNRQTLAKSKLTKKSTCSQSMDLASPSARRKSKRKILSRNFSSDSPTEAVRTNTPIDQDNTCSTSPDAKQMDSNKETDEKVIMDMEFQAQSLNIINRSHRKDLLDKVCYSIKSIRQITQNKRSSCLEKSNSLPDFSSHVASTFGSSSKVLLAFLSIMTLKDSISHLSVDQLGVDNISCAEALKMIDSLREIASMEDSQQLKDSLSELQKSATKQLLESWRGFQEMGDKYKSSTPSGSERDLGRETEEQAIDDFIDGLDIPEILKEELTSLSASSRSDSDRNENMIHENSEAEGCRTEEYTEENCEFDHEQQKINLDHDISDTAAERCSEEEADHEDETLDETPVISLHESPIHLNEPVSPEVERTGMKVIVEESQSGPEEEQESLEEEEHMEEETQEDISMAKILSGDSLPDRGQQLDPDIMSLIDRADDMTKQSSLGEDDSGNDHSSCRVGAESVIEHEQMRSSMEEELSFYEKECGSGEEHNEIKCDKVNIPLDQVEEITSQPVAARVSILEKQVAERQKSTSYHKHTKKASLVPDVEELSTETSKHCSRSAPQSSLSFSYDSSGVGTTEHEGNRVKSIRDMFLAKGSADVPKQKQALNTTQPSEFRAESGGYQTQTSGELSSGEEDSSRKSISKGFVRRTIERLYGKKDAVERPPSAPTTKKHSSILSPLRTARSKAASELSYFNSTTALDTLTEATRCIAFNAQVGPGDSVPIDAGRWLIRENTLIRKSVSDPTGINKNLVDCHEDEDGCEDTQENTPYSLFSTTSQLEDSKRSKRCTYFSLPHTSDSEVCLDDPSKNEASGDPEAKDSSESAKAPSERNGSAFGDFKMMDNKVHPLVNLPADGDVVVLQPGKGHGVVNRHLQEPDVLDIMYNFCGQHCPIL, from the exons ATGAACGACACGGCCCATCGCAGGATCCCCCCTGATCAGTCATCGGGGAGTCTGCACACTTTCGGCACCCCTCGCCATCCCAATGTCATCAACCCCATTCTGTCAAAGAGGGTATGCTTCTACAAGAGCGGAGACCCTCAATTCAGTGGCTTACGCATGGTGGTCAACAATCGGACCTTTAAGACATTTGACGCGCTCCTGGACAGCCTGTCTAAAAAGGTGCCCCTGCCATTCGGTGTGAGGAACATCACCACCCCACGTGGGGTTCACGCCATCAACACGCTGGACGAGCTGGAGGATGGCAAGTCCTACATCTGCTCCGACAGCCGGAAGGTCAAACCCGTCAACCTGGCGCTGGCCAGGAAGAAGCTGCCGCCCTGGTACCACGCCAGGCCTATTAGCGCCCACCGTCACCGCCGGACGGCGCCGCTGGCCAGGGCTTTCCCGGGCTGGACCATGCGCAGGCAGGAACCGGTGCTTGTGCACACGCCCAAAAGGCTGCTGGTGTTCCGCAACGGGGACCCTTCTGTCAAACATCTGGTGGTGCTCCGAAAGAGGAGCACGGCGACGTTTGAGTGGATTCTGGAGTACATTTCAGAGATGTTGCAGTTCCATGTGGTGAAGCTGCACACACCTGACGGCAGACGT GTGGAAGGACTCCCGGGATTGATCCTGTGCTCGGGGATGGTGGTGGCTGCAGGCAAGGAGCCTTTCAGGCCCGCAAACTACTACAGCCAAAAATCACCAGCGTCAACGCGGCCGTCTGCCAGGAGACTGAAGGCTTTGAGCC GTAAAAAGAAGTCTTTGTCATACAAGTCAAGAAACTTCTCCACATCCTCTGAGAGGTACATCGTGAACAAGATCCACAACTCCCTCATGGAGAGCTCATGCGAAATACCCAGCAACCCCACCAACTCCATCGAGTACGAGTCCGGACATGTGCTGGAGTCCGTTGCGGAGACGGATGCTGATGTTGAGGCGCCGGCTGAGGACGACATCGAGAAGTCATTTCGGGTGAACCAGGATGGCAGCATGACAGTGGAGATGAAGGTGCGGCTTACAATCAAGGAGGAAGAAACCCTCCATTGGACGACCACCCTGACACGTTCTGGTGTGGCAAATCAGCTTAACATGACTTGTTTACCTGAGCTGGAGTCACAACAGGACATCATGGATTTACATAACGCTGGTTCCTCCAGTGACACCATCAGCAAGGACAAGACTGATGACGACCAAGACGAGGACGCGCCGTTGCTCGGGAATGGAGTTTTCAGTCAAAGCAGTTATGAAGATGATGACATCAAAATACAGCCGAGTTATGGCTCTCCCAGGACTGTGCAGACCCCTGGACATAAACAGCGAAGAAAAAAGCAAGATTCTGTTGAGAGTGTTGGATCAGAGACAGCAGAGAGTCACGAAGGAGTCATTGGCTCTTACACATTCGTGGAAGATGATGGCGCAATGATGGAGCACTACTGCATGGTCAAGCAGAGCAGCACAAGACCAATCCCAAAACCCAGAAGACTAAGTTCCATGGATGCTAACGGCCTAAACAACGTAAACATGTCATCCTATAAATCGTCTGAGATCCTGCAGATTGAATCTAGTGGGGAGGAAGTGACTGAAACGGTCTTACATATATACGAACAACAGACTTGTCAGGATAACTTCCACGCAAATGTCTGCACAAATGGGATGTCCTTTTCCAGACCGGCTACTTCAGAAACAGGGCATCACTCCACAAATAACTTTGAACCAGAGTTCTGGAGACCATCAACGGCCTCTGGGTCTGTTAACATCTGGAAGGCTGGGAACCAGACAGTCACTACGCTTAAACATAGAATAAAAGTTAGGCAACAAGTGCCAAAGTCCCACAAAGGCAAAGAAATTCAACATCAGCTGAAGTCCAACAAAACCAGAAGGAGCCCCCAAGTTAAAAATAAAGGCTTTAGACGGCTTCTGTCGGCAGGTAAAAGACAGAATTCATCAGGATCTGCAGTGAAGCACAAGAAAGCAAAACCCTTCTCCAGTGCAGGGTTCCTACGAAGAATCTACGGCAATAAATtacaatcacaaaaaaacaaatccaagcTGAAAAGGAGATTGACACAAAGCGAGGAGGGGACCTTGAAAGCACCAGACAACCGAACAAAACAGGCAAACTATATTCCCGAGTCAAAGGGCGTACTGATTCAGCAGACGTCTGTACCTGGAGGGAAGAGGGAAGACAAACGTCATGAAGtcagtgaacaaatgtcactgCCTGCTTTTGACTCGTCCAGCTCTGTAGCTAATGCATACGTGGAGAGCTGGCTGAAGAAAGCCCATACTAGCCAAGACAGAGAGGTGGCTTACATGAAAGCTAACAGTGGACCATTATTGCCCGAGGATGTGCAGGTAACTTCTGTCAGATACAGAATCCAGTCCTTAGAGAACAAATTAGCTGCATCCAATGTCAATATTCAGAATCATGCAGCAGAAACCAAATCTGAACCTAAAATGAACCGACCAGAGATGCCAGCATACGGCCATACAATGGTCAACGGAGGAATCCAAGAGCCTTCTGAAACCTTCTCAATGGAGTTCCCTCTACCTCCTCCACCTGAAGAGGAACACCTAGCAGAGTCTAAAGCTGAATATCACCTGCTAAATGTAGATGAGGCTGTGGCCTGCAATCCACCGTACGTGCAACCACCAGGGAGAACTTCAGATAATCACCTGCCATCTGTTGATCCCACACCCGCCCAGGATTTACCGCACAGCCAGCACGTCATGAAAATGACTAAACTGCTGCAGCATGATGTTCCTAACACACTGGAGAGAGCTCCATCCATCAAAAGGGCTCCCTTGGTCAGCAACGTGTCCCTCGAGAGGCACATGTCTGTCAGAAAGGCTTGCCTGGACAAGTTATGTACCAGCGACATCTCATCTCTGGAGGCTTCAGAGACATTTAGCAAACAGTCAGTCATTGCAAAGAGCAGCTCTACTGTATCTCCAAATAGTTTAACTTCTGAGGAAAGGTTGTCGTCAGTCAGTATTCCATCAGGCGAGGTTCAAACATCTCCAAATAATCTCCCAAGGGAGCAATCCACAACTGAACCCCCCAAAATCATGGACAGTCCACCTCCAGATAGAAAACTACAATCGTTCCATCAACACAGTATGGATAGAAAAATATCACCAAAAATGGGCGTGCCAAAACAGGTGTCACCAAATACCAGCCCCTCGCCACAGAACAGGCAGACGCTGGCCAAATCCAAGCTAACCAAAAAGTCCACATGTTCCCAGTCGATGGACTTGGCGTCCCCTTCAGCTAGACGCAAGTCAAAGAGAAAGATACTTTCCAGGAACTTCTCCTCAGATAGTCCAACAGAGGCTGTGAGGACAAACACGCCAATTGATCAGGACAACACATGTTCCACGTCTCCAGATGCAAAACAGATGGATTCCAATAAGGAGACAGACGAGAAAGTTATCATGGACATGGAATTCCAAGCACAGTCGTTAAACATCATCAACCGGTCTCACAGGAAAGACCTCCTGGACAAGGTCTGCTACTCCATCAAGTCTATCAGGCAAATCACCCAAAACAAACGTTCATCTTGCTTGGAAAAGTCCAACAGCTTGCCGGACTTCTCCTCGCATGTGGCCTCCACCTTTGGCTCCTCTTCCAAAGTGCTTCTCGCCTTCTTATCCATCATGACACTAAAAGACAGCATCTCCCACCTCAGCGTGGACCAGCTGGGGGTCGACAACATCAGCTGCGCCGAAGCTTTGAAGATGATCGACTCCCTACGGGAAATCGCAAGCATGGAAGATTCCCAGCAGCTAAAGGATAGTTTGTCTGAGCTACAAAAGTCAGCAACGAAGCAGCTACTGGAGAGCTGGAGGGGCTTCCAGGAGATGGGGGACAAATATAAGAGTTCAACGCCGAGCGGTTCAGAGAGAGATCTCGGACGTGAGACTGAAGAGCAGGCCATTGATGACTTCATCGATGGGCTGGACATCCCTGAAATacttaaagaagaacttacatCTCTGTCAGCAAGCTCTCGTAGTGACAGTGACAGAAATGAGAACATGATCCATGAAAACAGTGAGGCTGAGGGCTGCAGGACTGAGGAATACACTGAAGAAAACTGTGAGTTTGACCATGAACAGCAGAAGATCAACCTGGACCATGACATTTCTGATACTGCTGCTGAACGATGCTCAGAAGAGGAAGCAGATCATGAGGATGAAACACTAGATGAAACGCCAGTGATAAGTCTCCATGAAAGCCCCATCCATCTGAACGAGCCAGTGTCACCTGAGGTTGAACGCACAGGAATGAAGGTTATTGTCGAAGAAAGTCAATCTGGTCCAGAGGAAGAGCAGGAGagcctggaggaggaggaacataTGGAAGAAGAGACTCAGGAGGACATTTCAATGGCTAAAATACTAAGTGGCGACTCCCTTCCAGATAGAGGTCAGCAACTGGATCCAGACATCATGAGCTTGATTGATCGAGCTGATGACATGACGAAGCAAAGCAGCCTTGGAGAAGATGACAGTGGGAACGACCACAGCAGCTGTAGAGTCGGTGCAGAGTCGGTGATTGAACATGAGCAAATGAGGAGCTCCATGGAGGAGGAACTAAGCTTCTACGAGAAAGAGTGTGGCTCGGGAGAGGAGCATAATGAGATCAAATGTGATAAAGTGAACATTCCACTAGATCAGGTAGAAGAAATAACATCACAACCGGTGGCAGCGAGGGTCAGTATTCTGGAAAAGCAGGTTGCTGAAAGACAAAAGAGTACGAGTTACCATAAACATACCAAAAAGGCCTCCCTGGTGCCAGATGTTGAGGAGCTCTCCACTGAAACATCTAAACACTGCAGCAGATCCgcccctcagtcatctctgtctTTTAGCTACGACTCGAGTGGAGTTGGAACCACAGAGCACGAGGGCAACAGAGTCAAGTCCATCAGGGACATGTTTCTGGCCAAGGGTTCTGCAGATGTACCGAAACAAAAGCAGgccttgaacacaacacagcCGTCCGAGTTTAGAGCAGAGAGTGGCGGCTATCAGACTCAAACATCCGGTGAACTGTCCAGCGGAGAAGAGGATTCGTCAAGGAAGTCCATCAGCAAAGGCTTTGTGAGGAGAACCATTGAGAGGCTATACGGGAAGAAGGATGCAGTAGAAAGGCCTCCATCCGCACCCACgacaaaaaagcactccagcATTTTATCTCCCTTGCGCACGGCCCGGTCCAAGGCGGCTTCTGAGTTGTCTTACTTCAATTCCACGACTGCCCTGGACACCCTGACCGAGGCAACCCGATGCATCGCTTTTAACGCACAAGTGGGTCCTGGAGACAGCGTACCCATCGACGCGGGTCGGTGGCTCATCAGGGAGAACACTCTGATCAGGAAGTCCGTTTCAGACCCGACTGGTATTAACAAGAACTTAGTGGACTGCCATGAAGACGAGGACGGGTGTGAAGACACGCAAGAGAACACGCCCTACTCCCTTTTCAGCACCACGTCCCAACTGGAAGACAGTAAAAGGTCCAAACGGTGCACCTATTTTTCTTTGCCCCACACAAGCGACTCGGAGGTCTGCCTGGATGACCCGAGCAAGAACGAGGCGAGTGGTGACCCGGAAGCAAAGGACAGCTCGGAGAGCGCCAAAGCGCCGTCAGAGAGGAACGGTTCAGCTTTTGGGGACTTTAAGATGATGGACAACAAGGTGCACCCGCTGGTGAACCTTCCGGCGGACGGTGATGTGGTGGTGTTGCAGCCAGGGAAAGGTCATGGAGTTGTGAATAGACATCTACAGGAGCCCGATGTCTTGGATATTATGTACAACTTTTGCGGTCAACACTGTCCCATCTTGTGA
- the LOC131108521 gene encoding oxygen-regulated protein 1-like isoform X2 — MVVAAGKEPFRPANYYSQKSPASTRPSARRLKALSRKKKSLSYKSRNFSTSSERYIVNKIHNSLMESSCEIPSNPTNSIEYESGHVLESVAETDADVEAPAEDDIEKSFRVNQDGSMTVEMKVRLTIKEEETLHWTTTLTRSGVANQLNMTCLPELESQQDIMDLHNAGSSSDTISKDKTDDDQDEDAPLLGNGVFSQSSYEDDDIKIQPSYGSPRTVQTPGHKQRRKKQDSVESVGSETAESHEGVIGSYTFVEDDGAMMEHYCMVKQSSTRPIPKPRRLSSMDANGLNNVNMSSYKSSEILQIESSGEEVTETVLHIYEQQTCQDNFHANVCTNGMSFSRPATSETGHHSTNNFEPEFWRPSTASGSVNIWKAGNQTVTTLKHRIKVRQQVPKSHKGKEIQHQLKSNKTRRSPQVKNKGFRRLLSAGKRQNSSGSAVKHKKAKPFSSAGFLRRIYGNKLQSQKNKSKLKRRLTQSEEGTLKAPDNRTKQANYIPESKGVLIQQTSVPGGKREDKRHEVSEQMSLPAFDSSSSVANAYVESWLKKAHTSQDREVAYMKANSGPLLPEDVQVTSVRYRIQSLENKLAASNVNIQNHAAETKSEPKMNRPEMPAYGHTMVNGGIQEPSETFSMEFPLPPPPEEEHLAESKAEYHLLNVDEAVACNPPYVQPPGRTSDNHLPSVDPTPAQDLPHSQHVMKMTKLLQHDVPNTLERAPSIKRAPLVSNVSLERHMSVRKACLDKLCTSDISSLEASETFSKQSVIAKSSSTVSPNSLTSEERLSSVSIPSGEVQTSPNNLPREQSTTEPPKIMDSPPPDRKLQSFHQHSMDRKISPKMGVPKQVSPNTSPSPQNRQTLAKSKLTKKSTCSQSMDLASPSARRKSKRKILSRNFSSDSPTEAVRTNTPIDQDNTCSTSPDAKQMDSNKETDEKVIMDMEFQAQSLNIINRSHRKDLLDKVCYSIKSIRQITQNKRSSCLEKSNSLPDFSSHVASTFGSSSKVLLAFLSIMTLKDSISHLSVDQLGVDNISCAEALKMIDSLREIASMEDSQQLKDSLSELQKSATKQLLESWRGFQEMGDKYKSSTPSGSERDLGRETEEQAIDDFIDGLDIPEILKEELTSLSASSRSDSDRNENMIHENSEAEGCRTEEYTEENCEFDHEQQKINLDHDISDTAAERCSEEEADHEDETLDETPVISLHESPIHLNEPVSPEVERTGMKVIVEESQSGPEEEQESLEEEEHMEEETQEDISMAKILSGDSLPDRGQQLDPDIMSLIDRADDMTKQSSLGEDDSGNDHSSCRVGAESVIEHEQMRSSMEEELSFYEKECGSGEEHNEIKCDKVNIPLDQVEEITSQPVAARVSILEKQVAERQKSTSYHKHTKKASLVPDVEELSTETSKHCSRSAPQSSLSFSYDSSGVGTTEHEGNRVKSIRDMFLAKGSADVPKQKQALNTTQPSEFRAESGGYQTQTSGELSSGEEDSSRKSISKGFVRRTIERLYGKKDAVERPPSAPTTKKHSSILSPLRTARSKAASELSYFNSTTALDTLTEATRCIAFNAQVGPGDSVPIDAGRWLIRENTLIRKSVSDPTGINKNLVDCHEDEDGCEDTQENTPYSLFSTTSQLEDSKRSKRCTYFSLPHTSDSEVCLDDPSKNEASGDPEAKDSSESAKAPSERNGSAFGDFKMMDNKVHPLVNLPADGDVVVLQPGKGHGVVNRHLQEPDVLDIMYNFCGQHCPIL, encoded by the exons ATGGTGGTGGCTGCAGGCAAGGAGCCTTTCAGGCCCGCAAACTACTACAGCCAAAAATCACCAGCGTCAACGCGGCCGTCTGCCAGGAGACTGAAGGCTTTGAGCC GTAAAAAGAAGTCTTTGTCATACAAGTCAAGAAACTTCTCCACATCCTCTGAGAGGTACATCGTGAACAAGATCCACAACTCCCTCATGGAGAGCTCATGCGAAATACCCAGCAACCCCACCAACTCCATCGAGTACGAGTCCGGACATGTGCTGGAGTCCGTTGCGGAGACGGATGCTGATGTTGAGGCGCCGGCTGAGGACGACATCGAGAAGTCATTTCGGGTGAACCAGGATGGCAGCATGACAGTGGAGATGAAGGTGCGGCTTACAATCAAGGAGGAAGAAACCCTCCATTGGACGACCACCCTGACACGTTCTGGTGTGGCAAATCAGCTTAACATGACTTGTTTACCTGAGCTGGAGTCACAACAGGACATCATGGATTTACATAACGCTGGTTCCTCCAGTGACACCATCAGCAAGGACAAGACTGATGACGACCAAGACGAGGACGCGCCGTTGCTCGGGAATGGAGTTTTCAGTCAAAGCAGTTATGAAGATGATGACATCAAAATACAGCCGAGTTATGGCTCTCCCAGGACTGTGCAGACCCCTGGACATAAACAGCGAAGAAAAAAGCAAGATTCTGTTGAGAGTGTTGGATCAGAGACAGCAGAGAGTCACGAAGGAGTCATTGGCTCTTACACATTCGTGGAAGATGATGGCGCAATGATGGAGCACTACTGCATGGTCAAGCAGAGCAGCACAAGACCAATCCCAAAACCCAGAAGACTAAGTTCCATGGATGCTAACGGCCTAAACAACGTAAACATGTCATCCTATAAATCGTCTGAGATCCTGCAGATTGAATCTAGTGGGGAGGAAGTGACTGAAACGGTCTTACATATATACGAACAACAGACTTGTCAGGATAACTTCCACGCAAATGTCTGCACAAATGGGATGTCCTTTTCCAGACCGGCTACTTCAGAAACAGGGCATCACTCCACAAATAACTTTGAACCAGAGTTCTGGAGACCATCAACGGCCTCTGGGTCTGTTAACATCTGGAAGGCTGGGAACCAGACAGTCACTACGCTTAAACATAGAATAAAAGTTAGGCAACAAGTGCCAAAGTCCCACAAAGGCAAAGAAATTCAACATCAGCTGAAGTCCAACAAAACCAGAAGGAGCCCCCAAGTTAAAAATAAAGGCTTTAGACGGCTTCTGTCGGCAGGTAAAAGACAGAATTCATCAGGATCTGCAGTGAAGCACAAGAAAGCAAAACCCTTCTCCAGTGCAGGGTTCCTACGAAGAATCTACGGCAATAAATtacaatcacaaaaaaacaaatccaagcTGAAAAGGAGATTGACACAAAGCGAGGAGGGGACCTTGAAAGCACCAGACAACCGAACAAAACAGGCAAACTATATTCCCGAGTCAAAGGGCGTACTGATTCAGCAGACGTCTGTACCTGGAGGGAAGAGGGAAGACAAACGTCATGAAGtcagtgaacaaatgtcactgCCTGCTTTTGACTCGTCCAGCTCTGTAGCTAATGCATACGTGGAGAGCTGGCTGAAGAAAGCCCATACTAGCCAAGACAGAGAGGTGGCTTACATGAAAGCTAACAGTGGACCATTATTGCCCGAGGATGTGCAGGTAACTTCTGTCAGATACAGAATCCAGTCCTTAGAGAACAAATTAGCTGCATCCAATGTCAATATTCAGAATCATGCAGCAGAAACCAAATCTGAACCTAAAATGAACCGACCAGAGATGCCAGCATACGGCCATACAATGGTCAACGGAGGAATCCAAGAGCCTTCTGAAACCTTCTCAATGGAGTTCCCTCTACCTCCTCCACCTGAAGAGGAACACCTAGCAGAGTCTAAAGCTGAATATCACCTGCTAAATGTAGATGAGGCTGTGGCCTGCAATCCACCGTACGTGCAACCACCAGGGAGAACTTCAGATAATCACCTGCCATCTGTTGATCCCACACCCGCCCAGGATTTACCGCACAGCCAGCACGTCATGAAAATGACTAAACTGCTGCAGCATGATGTTCCTAACACACTGGAGAGAGCTCCATCCATCAAAAGGGCTCCCTTGGTCAGCAACGTGTCCCTCGAGAGGCACATGTCTGTCAGAAAGGCTTGCCTGGACAAGTTATGTACCAGCGACATCTCATCTCTGGAGGCTTCAGAGACATTTAGCAAACAGTCAGTCATTGCAAAGAGCAGCTCTACTGTATCTCCAAATAGTTTAACTTCTGAGGAAAGGTTGTCGTCAGTCAGTATTCCATCAGGCGAGGTTCAAACATCTCCAAATAATCTCCCAAGGGAGCAATCCACAACTGAACCCCCCAAAATCATGGACAGTCCACCTCCAGATAGAAAACTACAATCGTTCCATCAACACAGTATGGATAGAAAAATATCACCAAAAATGGGCGTGCCAAAACAGGTGTCACCAAATACCAGCCCCTCGCCACAGAACAGGCAGACGCTGGCCAAATCCAAGCTAACCAAAAAGTCCACATGTTCCCAGTCGATGGACTTGGCGTCCCCTTCAGCTAGACGCAAGTCAAAGAGAAAGATACTTTCCAGGAACTTCTCCTCAGATAGTCCAACAGAGGCTGTGAGGACAAACACGCCAATTGATCAGGACAACACATGTTCCACGTCTCCAGATGCAAAACAGATGGATTCCAATAAGGAGACAGACGAGAAAGTTATCATGGACATGGAATTCCAAGCACAGTCGTTAAACATCATCAACCGGTCTCACAGGAAAGACCTCCTGGACAAGGTCTGCTACTCCATCAAGTCTATCAGGCAAATCACCCAAAACAAACGTTCATCTTGCTTGGAAAAGTCCAACAGCTTGCCGGACTTCTCCTCGCATGTGGCCTCCACCTTTGGCTCCTCTTCCAAAGTGCTTCTCGCCTTCTTATCCATCATGACACTAAAAGACAGCATCTCCCACCTCAGCGTGGACCAGCTGGGGGTCGACAACATCAGCTGCGCCGAAGCTTTGAAGATGATCGACTCCCTACGGGAAATCGCAAGCATGGAAGATTCCCAGCAGCTAAAGGATAGTTTGTCTGAGCTACAAAAGTCAGCAACGAAGCAGCTACTGGAGAGCTGGAGGGGCTTCCAGGAGATGGGGGACAAATATAAGAGTTCAACGCCGAGCGGTTCAGAGAGAGATCTCGGACGTGAGACTGAAGAGCAGGCCATTGATGACTTCATCGATGGGCTGGACATCCCTGAAATacttaaagaagaacttacatCTCTGTCAGCAAGCTCTCGTAGTGACAGTGACAGAAATGAGAACATGATCCATGAAAACAGTGAGGCTGAGGGCTGCAGGACTGAGGAATACACTGAAGAAAACTGTGAGTTTGACCATGAACAGCAGAAGATCAACCTGGACCATGACATTTCTGATACTGCTGCTGAACGATGCTCAGAAGAGGAAGCAGATCATGAGGATGAAACACTAGATGAAACGCCAGTGATAAGTCTCCATGAAAGCCCCATCCATCTGAACGAGCCAGTGTCACCTGAGGTTGAACGCACAGGAATGAAGGTTATTGTCGAAGAAAGTCAATCTGGTCCAGAGGAAGAGCAGGAGagcctggaggaggaggaacataTGGAAGAAGAGACTCAGGAGGACATTTCAATGGCTAAAATACTAAGTGGCGACTCCCTTCCAGATAGAGGTCAGCAACTGGATCCAGACATCATGAGCTTGATTGATCGAGCTGATGACATGACGAAGCAAAGCAGCCTTGGAGAAGATGACAGTGGGAACGACCACAGCAGCTGTAGAGTCGGTGCAGAGTCGGTGATTGAACATGAGCAAATGAGGAGCTCCATGGAGGAGGAACTAAGCTTCTACGAGAAAGAGTGTGGCTCGGGAGAGGAGCATAATGAGATCAAATGTGATAAAGTGAACATTCCACTAGATCAGGTAGAAGAAATAACATCACAACCGGTGGCAGCGAGGGTCAGTATTCTGGAAAAGCAGGTTGCTGAAAGACAAAAGAGTACGAGTTACCATAAACATACCAAAAAGGCCTCCCTGGTGCCAGATGTTGAGGAGCTCTCCACTGAAACATCTAAACACTGCAGCAGATCCgcccctcagtcatctctgtctTTTAGCTACGACTCGAGTGGAGTTGGAACCACAGAGCACGAGGGCAACAGAGTCAAGTCCATCAGGGACATGTTTCTGGCCAAGGGTTCTGCAGATGTACCGAAACAAAAGCAGgccttgaacacaacacagcCGTCCGAGTTTAGAGCAGAGAGTGGCGGCTATCAGACTCAAACATCCGGTGAACTGTCCAGCGGAGAAGAGGATTCGTCAAGGAAGTCCATCAGCAAAGGCTTTGTGAGGAGAACCATTGAGAGGCTATACGGGAAGAAGGATGCAGTAGAAAGGCCTCCATCCGCACCCACgacaaaaaagcactccagcATTTTATCTCCCTTGCGCACGGCCCGGTCCAAGGCGGCTTCTGAGTTGTCTTACTTCAATTCCACGACTGCCCTGGACACCCTGACCGAGGCAACCCGATGCATCGCTTTTAACGCACAAGTGGGTCCTGGAGACAGCGTACCCATCGACGCGGGTCGGTGGCTCATCAGGGAGAACACTCTGATCAGGAAGTCCGTTTCAGACCCGACTGGTATTAACAAGAACTTAGTGGACTGCCATGAAGACGAGGACGGGTGTGAAGACACGCAAGAGAACACGCCCTACTCCCTTTTCAGCACCACGTCCCAACTGGAAGACAGTAAAAGGTCCAAACGGTGCACCTATTTTTCTTTGCCCCACACAAGCGACTCGGAGGTCTGCCTGGATGACCCGAGCAAGAACGAGGCGAGTGGTGACCCGGAAGCAAAGGACAGCTCGGAGAGCGCCAAAGCGCCGTCAGAGAGGAACGGTTCAGCTTTTGGGGACTTTAAGATGATGGACAACAAGGTGCACCCGCTGGTGAACCTTCCGGCGGACGGTGATGTGGTGGTGTTGCAGCCAGGGAAAGGTCATGGAGTTGTGAATAGACATCTACAGGAGCCCGATGTCTTGGATATTATGTACAACTTTTGCGGTCAACACTGTCCCATCTTGTGA